From the genome of Terriglobia bacterium, one region includes:
- a CDS encoding YraN family protein, producing MRGLTKIALKTLYALSFWLPSVRKVPEHIKTGRRGEEAAYFYLRQLGYTIVARNWRGSGRRGELDMVGWDGGTLCFIEVKTRGERGLVPAEAAVDMAKRDELAGMAWLYRKKISSATPYRFDIVNVYLGPSMEIELLKDAFTPR from the coding sequence ATGCGAGGTCTGACGAAGATCGCACTGAAAACTCTGTACGCGCTCAGTTTCTGGTTACCCAGCGTTCGCAAAGTACCCGAGCACATCAAGACCGGCCGGCGCGGGGAAGAAGCCGCGTACTTCTATCTCCGTCAACTGGGTTACACCATCGTCGCCCGCAACTGGCGTGGCAGTGGCCGTCGCGGCGAACTCGACATGGTCGGATGGGACGGCGGAACCCTGTGCTTCATCGAAGTGAAGACGCGCGGCGAACGCGGCCTCGTCCCGGCGGAAGCCGCCGTCGACATGGCGAAGCGCGACGAACTCGCCGGCATGGCGTGGCTCTATCGAAAAAAGATCTCATCCGCAACTCCCTATCGCTTTGACATCGTGAACGTCTATCTCGGACCGTCGATGGAGATCGAGCTACTCAAGGACGCATTTACGCCTCGGTAG